A DNA window from Helianthus annuus cultivar XRQ/B chromosome 15, HanXRQr2.0-SUNRISE, whole genome shotgun sequence contains the following coding sequences:
- the LOC110911930 gene encoding eukaryotic translation initiation factor 2A, which produces MSVADSSPPLEILVREPGGFVIWNGPPFTNNQPSIKLDKVPCTSAKFSDDGSKLMVIKSESAISIYDCKTLKETRSFESPNILAAALSPCGTYLQTFQKASSPQEKNVTLWKTETGESVYALSQKNMTKATWPTIRFSADEAVASRMATNELQFFDVADFSKGVVHKIRVPGVASAELSNNPGSHVAAFVPESKGMPGSVQIYACAPDSSSEPIARRSFFRCSSVQQHWNNGSTGLLVVAQADVDKTNQSYYGETKLYYLTLDGTHDGLVSLRKEGPVHDVQWSYSGKEFAVVYGFMPAMATIFDKKCKPLLQLGEGPYNTIRWNPKGRFILVAGYGNLPGEMAFWDYVEKKQLGTTKAEWSVTSEWSPDGRYFMTATTAPRLQVDNGIKIFHYNGKSLFKKKFDKLYQVDWKADSPDKFGDIEELIKSVGSLKVESKPQGQGSKPVNPPVQKKPAAYQPPHAKAKAAKEAELFGGSPSASVEMSKNALKNKKKREKQKEKKAAEAGSAANGAD; this is translated from the exons ATGTCAGTTGCAGATTCATCACCCCCATTGGAGATCTTAG TTAGAGAACCAGGGGGTTTCGTTATATGGAACGGACCGCCTTTCACTAACAATCAGCCGAGTATCAAGCTCGATAAAGTACCCTGCACGAGTGCTAAGTTCAGTGACGATGGATCCAAACTAATGGTCATAAAGTCCGAGTCTGCAATTAGCATCTACGATTGCAAAACCTTGAAAGAAACAAGATCTTTTGAGTCCCCCAACATTCTCGCTGCTGCATTGTCTCCGTGTGGAACGTATCTTCAAACGTTTCAGAAAGCATCGTCACCACAAGAAAAGAACGTCACGTTATGGAAGACCGAGACCGGGGAGTCTGTTTACGCGCTGTCTCAGAAGAACATGACTAAGGCAACATG GCCGACGATCAGATTTAGCGCTGATGAAGCGGTTGCTTCTCGTATGGCAACAAATGAGCTTCAGTTCTTTGATGTTGCTGATTTTTCAAAAGGCGTTGTGCACAAGATTAGAGTTCCCGGAGTAGCTTCCGCTGAGCTTTCTAACAACCCTGGATCCCATGTGGCTGCGTTTGTTCCAGAATCCAAG GGAATGCCGGGTAGCGTTCAGATATACGCGTGTGCACCCGATTCCTCGAGTGAACCAATCGCGCGGAGAAGTTTCTTTAGGTGCTCATCGGTGCAGCAACATTGGAACAACGGTTCTACGGGGCTTCTGGTTGTGGCGCAGGCGGATGTCGATAAAACTAACCAGAGTTACTACGGAGAAACGAAGTTGTATTACTTAACATTGGATGGCACTCACGATGGGCTTGTATCCTTAC GTAAAGAAGGGCCTGTACACGATGTTCAGTGGTCCTACTCCGGAAAAGAATTTGCAGTTGTTTATGGAT TTATGCCGGCAATGGCAACAATTTTTGACAAGAAGTGCAAGCCTCTTCTACAGCTTGGGGAAGGCCCGTACAATACGATTCGTTGGAACCCAAAGGGAAGGT TTATATTAGTGGCAGGCTATGGAAACCTACCAGGTGAAATG GCATTCTGGGACTATGTCGAGAAAAAGCAACTTGGTACCACCAAAGCCGAATGGTCGGTGACAAGTGAATGGTCCCCCGATGGTCGTTACTTCATGACGGCCACAACAGCTCCGAGGCTACAGGTGGACAATGG GATCAAAATCTTCCATTACAATGGAAAATCATTATTCAAGAAGAAGTTCGATAAATTGTATCAG GTGGATTGGAAAGCGGATTCACCCGATAAGTTCGGTGACATTGAAGAACTCATAAAGTCTGTTGGCTCATTAAAAGTCGAAAGCAAACCACAAG GACAAGGATCTAAACCTGTTAATCCCCCCGTTCAGAAGAAACCCGCTGCGTATCAACCGCCTCATGCAAAGGCTAAAGCGGCCAAGGAGGCAGAG CTCTTTGGAGGAAGCCCTTCGGCTTCAGT AGAAATGAGCAAGAACGCATtaaaaaacaagaaaaagagGGAAAAACAGAAGGAGAAGAAGGCTGCTGAAGCGGGTTCTGCTGCTAACGGAGCAGATTAA